A region of uncultured Anaeromusa sp. DNA encodes the following proteins:
- a CDS encoding heavy metal translocating P-type ATPase — protein sequence MSAEQQTTLKISGMSCAACAKRIEKGLSRLDGVTQAQVNFATEAASVTYDAAKVRETQLAEKVEALGFQVILEKADFKISGMTCVNCAARIEKMLSKAPGVHSVQVNFASEKSSIQYNASVLAAYDLQEKIRRLGYEATLVTERASLYQEKQLRQKELRTQKQRLFFAAALSLPLLLGMIFHTLQWEAAHWLMNPYVQLLLATPVQFGAGWAFYRGAYHALRSGSANMDVLVVLGTSAAYFYSLANVLQAQPQLYFETSAVLITLIILGKFLEATAKGRTSEALKALMGLQAKTAHRLLQGEETDVPVEAVLPGDVLRVRPGEKVPVDGVILEGASALNESMLTGESLPVDKKAGDTVIGGTLNTFGAFTFQATKIGKDTMLAQIMRIVEEAQGSKAPIQRFADKVSAYFVPAVLLLALGTFLVWYLLVAPGDFATALTHFTAVLVIACPCALGLATPTSIMVGTGIGAERGILIRNAEHLETAHRLTAIVLDKTGTLTKGLPEVTDILPVPGVTPQELLLLAAQGESSSEHPLAQAIVRHARTQKLTYQSPSSFRAVPGFGIEAVTAEGKQLFLGTRQWLLAQQIDTAPLEQAMRELEGQGKTVILAAQGQQLLGLIALADTLKEHSAATVTALQDMGLEVWMLSGDNIRTANHVAASLGIKHVLAEVLPENKASEVAKLQQLGHVVGMVGDGINDAPALARADIGFAIGTGTDVAMEAADITLISGDLHGVIQAIRLSRATLRNIKQNLFWALFYNSICIPAAAAGFLSPIMAGAAMSFSSISVVLNALRLKKSKW from the coding sequence GTGGAGGCCCTGGGATTCCAGGTAATTCTGGAAAAGGCGGATTTTAAGATATCTGGTATGACCTGCGTCAATTGTGCCGCCCGCATTGAAAAAATGCTGTCCAAAGCCCCTGGAGTTCACTCTGTCCAGGTTAATTTCGCCTCGGAAAAATCCAGCATTCAATATAATGCCAGCGTTCTTGCCGCGTATGACCTACAGGAAAAGATACGACGCCTTGGCTATGAGGCAACCCTTGTCACCGAAAGGGCGTCCTTATATCAAGAAAAACAGCTGCGTCAAAAGGAACTGCGCACCCAGAAACAACGTCTGTTTTTTGCTGCTGCTCTATCGCTGCCGCTGCTGCTGGGCATGATTTTCCATACCTTGCAATGGGAAGCGGCTCACTGGCTGATGAACCCGTATGTACAGCTGCTTTTAGCAACGCCAGTGCAATTCGGCGCCGGCTGGGCTTTTTATCGCGGCGCTTATCATGCGCTGCGCAGCGGCAGTGCCAATATGGACGTCTTAGTCGTTTTGGGCACCTCCGCCGCCTATTTCTACAGTCTCGCCAATGTGCTGCAAGCTCAGCCGCAGTTGTATTTTGAGACCTCCGCCGTACTGATTACCCTCATCATTCTGGGTAAGTTCCTGGAAGCCACCGCGAAAGGCCGCACCTCTGAAGCCTTAAAAGCGCTGATGGGCCTCCAGGCTAAAACAGCCCACCGGCTGTTGCAAGGAGAAGAAACTGATGTACCGGTGGAAGCCGTCCTGCCTGGGGACGTTCTGCGGGTGCGCCCTGGTGAAAAAGTGCCTGTAGACGGGGTTATCTTAGAAGGCGCCTCGGCCTTAAATGAGTCTATGCTGACCGGCGAAAGCCTGCCTGTCGATAAAAAAGCAGGCGACACCGTCATCGGCGGCACCTTAAATACCTTTGGCGCTTTTACGTTCCAGGCTACAAAAATTGGCAAGGATACTATGCTGGCGCAAATCATGCGCATTGTCGAAGAAGCCCAAGGCTCCAAAGCGCCGATACAGCGTTTTGCCGACAAGGTATCCGCCTATTTTGTGCCTGCTGTGTTATTGCTGGCGCTGGGCACCTTTTTAGTCTGGTATTTACTAGTAGCGCCAGGAGACTTTGCCACCGCCTTAACCCATTTTACAGCGGTCCTAGTCATCGCCTGCCCTTGCGCGTTGGGTCTGGCCACGCCTACATCCATTATGGTCGGCACAGGCATCGGCGCCGAACGAGGAATTTTAATCCGCAATGCCGAGCATTTGGAAACAGCCCATCGCCTTACGGCCATTGTCCTCGATAAAACCGGCACCCTGACCAAGGGTCTGCCGGAAGTAACCGATATTCTGCCGGTTCCCGGCGTAACGCCGCAAGAATTGCTGCTCTTAGCCGCGCAAGGCGAAAGCAGCTCCGAGCATCCTTTGGCGCAGGCCATCGTCCGCCACGCCCGCACCCAAAAACTGACCTACCAGTCTCCGTCTTCCTTTCGAGCGGTGCCAGGTTTTGGCATTGAAGCCGTCACTGCTGAGGGCAAACAGCTTTTTCTAGGCACGCGTCAATGGCTTCTTGCTCAACAAATCGATACTGCCCCGCTGGAGCAAGCCATGCGCGAACTAGAAGGCCAGGGAAAAACCGTAATCTTAGCCGCACAGGGCCAACAGCTTCTTGGACTCATCGCGCTGGCGGACACGCTCAAAGAACATTCCGCCGCTACAGTCACGGCTTTACAAGACATGGGCCTTGAGGTTTGGATGCTCAGCGGCGACAATATCCGCACCGCCAACCATGTAGCCGCTTCTCTCGGCATCAAACATGTCCTGGCGGAAGTTCTGCCGGAAAATAAGGCCTCTGAAGTAGCCAAGCTGCAACAGCTCGGCCATGTCGTTGGCATGGTGGGCGACGGCATTAACGATGCGCCGGCTCTTGCCCGCGCCGACATTGGCTTTGCCATCGGCACCGGTACGGATGTAGCCATGGAGGCAGCGGACATCACTCTTATCAGTGGCGATTTGCACGGTGTCATTCAGGCCATACGTCTCAGCCGCGCTACCTTGCGCAACATCAAGCAAAATCTCTTCTGGGCGCTGTTCTACAATTCCATTTGCATTCCCGCTGCCGCCGCCGGCTTTTTATCTCCCATTATGGCTGGGGCCGCGATGTCGTTTAGCTCTATCTCCGTAGTTTTGAACGCGTTGCGCCTCAAAAAAAGCAAGTGGTAA
- a CDS encoding ABC transporter substrate-binding protein encodes MIRIGILQLTQMLDDAVEGFQEGLSALNVKAEFIYRNADGQPSRLPQLAAELAAADVSLIFACTTPAALAAIALPADIPVVYTPVFDPVGAGLAASLEQPGGNATGVSGMVAAAEKVTFMRRLLPNLSRLGILFHAHDANAQLEMKHFRQAASAAGLYCVEIPMEKAEDISSLPQLLPEGLDALFLPIGKALEDNFASIVYYTDALSLPIVASHAPNVPAGALGALVADHRQLGKACAAKAVAILNGTPAGSISVDIVKEPHILLNSFAALNLGLDLAADLQAEAREIFE; translated from the coding sequence ATGATCCGTATTGGAATTTTACAACTAACCCAAATGTTGGATGATGCCGTCGAAGGCTTCCAAGAAGGCCTCAGTGCCTTGAACGTAAAGGCGGAGTTTATTTATCGCAACGCTGACGGCCAGCCTTCCCGGCTGCCTCAGTTAGCAGCGGAACTGGCGGCAGCCGACGTAAGCTTGATCTTCGCCTGCACCACTCCGGCCGCCTTGGCGGCGATTGCTCTACCCGCGGATATCCCTGTCGTCTACACGCCAGTATTTGATCCTGTCGGCGCTGGTCTAGCCGCCTCCCTCGAACAACCAGGCGGCAACGCTACCGGTGTTTCCGGCATGGTTGCCGCTGCCGAGAAAGTTACTTTTATGCGCCGCTTGCTGCCCAACCTGTCTCGCCTGGGTATTTTATTCCACGCTCACGATGCCAACGCACAGTTGGAAATGAAGCATTTCCGTCAGGCGGCGTCCGCTGCAGGCCTGTACTGCGTCGAAATTCCGATGGAAAAAGCCGAAGATATCTCTTCCTTGCCGCAGCTGCTGCCGGAAGGCTTAGATGCACTCTTTTTACCTATCGGCAAGGCGCTGGAAGATAATTTTGCCTCCATTGTCTACTATACTGATGCGTTATCCTTGCCTATTGTCGCTTCCCATGCCCCCAACGTCCCTGCTGGTGCTTTAGGCGCTCTTGTTGCGGACCACCGTCAATTAGGCAAAGCCTGTGCTGCCAAAGCCGTTGCCATTCTTAATGGAACCCCTGCTGGCAGTATTTCTGTCGACATCGTGAAAGAACCTCATATTTTATTAAACTCCTTTGCCGCCCTAAATCTTGGTTTGGATCTCGCAGCCGATTTACAGGCAGAAGCACGGGAAATTTTCGAATAA
- a CDS encoding U32 family peptidase, translating into MELTRQSVEILAPVGSWDVLEAAIGAGADAVYLGGKRFNMRMHRTDTNFDDEKLARAIAYAHERNVKLYVTVNNLISDREMPGMRQYLELLQKLQPDALIVQDLSILQLAKETGFTVPLHASVMMNTHNEHAVRQLQTYGLTRVVTNREMTLDQLRLLKERTGIEIEYFIHGDMCIAQSGQCIHSGVLFGQSSNRGRCLKPCRWPYQLVDAKTGNVLESGEQGPYKLALKDMCLYNHLPELIQAGVCSFKIEGRMRTADFISNIVRLYRNAIDRYFDDPTGYYLTEKEWQEMQESRSRDFSTCYSFGNPGAAAVGYTGEREPRFFSQAVVEPGLDTAVALPKQHPPADFPHKPTLSVRVADRAAAAEALKSGANTLYVGGESFLPHRPWTKEDLKSLSQEAHAAKAKVVVAAPRITLERECSEWSHLFKQAAELGLDGLMVSSIGMLRLANEHASLPIYGDLSLNLFNGVTAKWLQDNSLKQGTISAEATCEQIWDLCQHTPLPLEMIVHGPLEAMVMDHHLPEAILGLEKADADRAYGLLDTAGQIHPIAIDQYERNHVLFAKDLCLLSFLPALTSVGSYRIEGQHYTPALVGQITKAYRKELDELAAKKDAYAFSADGLTTLSEASPRPLGVGAFRYRISR; encoded by the coding sequence ATGGAACTGACTCGTCAAAGCGTGGAAATTCTTGCCCCTGTCGGCAGCTGGGATGTACTAGAAGCCGCCATCGGTGCCGGAGCGGATGCTGTATATCTCGGAGGCAAACGCTTTAATATGCGTATGCACCGCACCGACACCAATTTTGATGATGAAAAACTGGCGCGAGCTATTGCCTACGCCCACGAACGAAACGTTAAGCTATACGTGACCGTAAACAATTTGATCAGTGACCGGGAAATGCCAGGCATGCGCCAATACCTGGAACTATTGCAAAAACTGCAACCAGACGCCCTGATTGTACAGGACCTATCCATTCTGCAGTTGGCCAAGGAAACCGGTTTTACAGTGCCCTTGCACGCCTCAGTCATGATGAATACCCATAACGAGCACGCCGTACGGCAATTGCAAACTTACGGCTTAACCCGCGTCGTTACCAACCGAGAAATGACGCTGGATCAATTGCGTCTTCTTAAAGAACGCACAGGCATTGAGATTGAGTACTTCATTCACGGAGACATGTGCATCGCCCAAAGCGGCCAATGCATTCACTCCGGCGTACTCTTTGGGCAAAGTTCTAACCGTGGTCGCTGTCTTAAGCCCTGCCGCTGGCCTTATCAGCTAGTCGATGCCAAAACCGGCAACGTATTGGAATCCGGTGAACAAGGCCCCTACAAGCTGGCCTTAAAAGATATGTGTCTATATAATCACCTGCCGGAACTCATTCAAGCCGGCGTATGCTCCTTTAAAATTGAAGGGCGCATGCGTACCGCCGACTTTATCAGCAACATCGTCCGTCTTTATCGCAACGCCATTGATCGCTATTTTGATGATCCGACAGGCTATTACTTAACCGAAAAAGAGTGGCAGGAAATGCAGGAAAGTCGCTCCCGCGATTTTTCCACCTGCTATTCTTTCGGCAATCCCGGCGCCGCCGCCGTCGGCTACACAGGCGAACGCGAACCGCGTTTTTTCAGTCAAGCCGTTGTGGAACCAGGCCTTGACACTGCGGTGGCTTTGCCTAAACAGCACCCCCCTGCTGACTTTCCTCATAAGCCTACGCTATCTGTACGCGTAGCCGACCGCGCCGCTGCGGCAGAGGCCCTAAAAAGCGGTGCCAATACCTTGTACGTAGGTGGCGAAAGCTTCCTGCCTCACCGTCCTTGGACGAAAGAAGACTTGAAAAGCCTATCCCAAGAAGCGCATGCCGCGAAAGCCAAGGTAGTCGTTGCAGCCCCCCGTATTACCTTGGAGCGCGAATGCAGTGAATGGTCTCATTTATTCAAACAGGCCGCTGAGTTGGGCCTTGACGGCCTGATGGTCAGCAGCATCGGCATGCTTCGTTTGGCAAACGAGCACGCCTCCTTGCCAATATATGGCGATCTTTCTTTGAATCTGTTTAACGGCGTTACCGCCAAATGGCTGCAGGATAATAGCCTAAAGCAAGGAACTATTTCAGCGGAAGCCACGTGTGAACAGATCTGGGATCTTTGCCAACACACTCCCTTACCACTGGAAATGATCGTCCATGGGCCTTTAGAAGCGATGGTCATGGACCACCATTTGCCGGAAGCCATTCTTGGCCTGGAAAAAGCTGACGCTGACCGCGCCTACGGACTATTGGACACAGCCGGGCAGATTCATCCTATTGCCATTGATCAGTATGAGCGCAATCATGTTTTATTCGCTAAAGATCTTTGCCTGCTCTCCTTCCTGCCTGCTCTGACCTCCGTCGGCAGCTATCGTATTGAAGGCCAGCATTACACTCCGGCTTTGGTTGGACAAATCACTAAAGCGTACCGCAAAGAACTCGACGAACTAGCCGCTAAAAAAGACGCTTACGCCTTCTCAGCTGACGGCTTAACTACGCTGAGCGAAGCCAGCCCTCGTCCCTTGGGCGTCGGCGCTTTCCGTTACCGTATTTCCCGGTAA
- a CDS encoding aspartate aminotransferase family protein yields MSQFIGPEEILRKKKEYMIPCVYHFFQEPMQLVRGSMQHLYDQNGKEYLDCFAGVSVVNCGHCNPEITKEICKQVETLQHTCTIYLTEPIVNLAESLAQVTPGELQKTFFCSSGTEANEGAALLATLHTNRHEFIALRQGLHGRTKLTMSLTGIGMWRTDPSPVGGIHFAPNAYCYRCPLGKRHPECNLACADEIENVIKFSTSGQVAAFFAEPIQGNGGIITPPAGYFQRVKEILNHYGILLVMDEVQTGFGRTGKWFACEHYGIKPDIMTMAKALGNGTPVGAFTATAAVADSYTRPGASTLGGNPVTATASLATLRYLKEHNLPERAAKLGAYLKKGLQELQQRHPAIGDVRGLGLMLGAEIVLPDGSPASDWVDAILEDLKNKGFLIGKNGPGRNVLAFQPPLVIEESDLTRLLDALDDSLTKICR; encoded by the coding sequence ATGAGTCAGTTCATCGGTCCAGAGGAAATTCTTCGCAAAAAGAAAGAATATATGATTCCTTGTGTCTACCATTTTTTCCAGGAACCCATGCAGCTGGTACGCGGCAGCATGCAGCATCTTTACGACCAAAACGGCAAAGAATATTTGGATTGTTTTGCCGGAGTTTCTGTCGTAAATTGCGGCCACTGCAATCCGGAAATCACCAAAGAAATCTGCAAACAGGTTGAAACGCTCCAGCATACCTGCACCATCTATCTCACCGAACCTATTGTCAATTTGGCGGAATCCTTAGCACAAGTAACACCCGGAGAATTGCAAAAAACATTTTTTTGTTCCTCCGGTACGGAAGCCAATGAAGGGGCCGCTCTGTTGGCAACCTTACATACAAACCGCCATGAATTCATCGCGTTGCGACAAGGCCTGCATGGCCGCACGAAGCTGACTATGAGTCTCACAGGCATCGGCATGTGGCGCACCGACCCCTCTCCTGTGGGCGGCATTCATTTTGCGCCTAACGCCTATTGTTACCGCTGTCCTTTAGGCAAGCGCCATCCGGAATGCAATCTGGCCTGCGCCGACGAGATAGAAAATGTCATCAAGTTTTCCACTTCCGGACAAGTCGCAGCCTTCTTCGCCGAACCCATCCAAGGCAACGGCGGCATCATCACGCCCCCTGCTGGATATTTCCAGCGCGTTAAGGAAATCCTGAACCATTACGGCATTCTCCTTGTCATGGATGAAGTGCAGACCGGTTTTGGCCGTACCGGCAAATGGTTTGCCTGCGAACACTACGGCATTAAACCGGATATTATGACCATGGCGAAGGCACTGGGCAACGGCACTCCTGTGGGAGCCTTCACCGCTACCGCCGCTGTTGCTGATAGTTACACCCGCCCCGGCGCCTCCACGCTAGGCGGCAATCCGGTGACCGCTACCGCCTCTTTGGCCACTTTGCGTTACCTCAAGGAACACAATCTTCCTGAGCGCGCCGCCAAACTTGGAGCTTACCTAAAAAAAGGACTACAGGAGCTGCAGCAGCGCCATCCCGCTATCGGCGATGTACGCGGCCTGGGCTTGATGCTGGGCGCAGAAATCGTCTTGCCTGACGGCTCTCCTGCCAGCGACTGGGTAGATGCTATTTTAGAAGACCTCAAAAACAAAGGCTTCTTGATTGGCAAAAATGGCCCGGGCCGGAATGTACTGGCGTTCCAGCCTCCTCTGGTCATCGAAGAAAGCGACCTCACCCGACTCCTTGACGCCCTGGACGACTCGCTTACAAAGATCTGCCGCTAA
- a CDS encoding RsiV family protein → MKQACFAFFLLACLSAFPVTKADAFFQVVPQAFAETPKGSAFIPQLQRTQRPKLEFQINQLLLLEVQKDWEEYQLEIHRMTADGQLPLEYNQRNHFFSEYYVAYNGADLLSLTQKSYAIFDVSPDLVKFHTMTLRYQNGQVLELKDLFIPQAAYRDRLEQWIRDDINRRSGSHWDFRGITNQKSFYLTPEGLVLYYEPCEISPASDGILRFVVPFDALKDILVPELALDN, encoded by the coding sequence ATGAAACAAGCCTGCTTTGCTTTTTTTCTACTTGCCTGTCTGAGCGCGTTTCCCGTAACAAAAGCCGACGCTTTCTTTCAAGTCGTTCCTCAAGCTTTCGCCGAAACTCCCAAAGGCAGTGCCTTCATCCCTCAGCTGCAGCGAACCCAGCGGCCTAAGCTGGAATTCCAAATCAACCAATTGCTGCTGCTGGAAGTGCAAAAAGACTGGGAAGAATATCAATTGGAAATCCACCGCATGACCGCCGACGGCCAGCTTCCTTTGGAATACAACCAACGCAACCATTTTTTCTCGGAATACTATGTAGCCTATAATGGCGCCGATTTACTTAGCCTTACCCAAAAAAGCTACGCAATTTTTGACGTTTCTCCTGACCTGGTTAAATTTCATACTATGACCTTGCGCTATCAAAACGGACAGGTTTTAGAATTAAAGGATTTATTTATTCCCCAAGCCGCCTATCGTGACCGTCTCGAACAATGGATTCGGGATGACATTAACCGCCGCAGCGGCTCACACTGGGACTTCCGGGGAATAACCAATCAAAAGTCTTTCTACTTGACCCCTGAAGGGCTTGTGCTTTACTACGAACCTTGTGAAATCAGTCCTGCCAGCGATGGCATCCTGCGTTTTGTCGTCCCCTTCGACGCCCTCAAGGACATCTTGGTTCCCGAACTGGCCTTGGACAATTAA
- a CDS encoding dipeptide epimerase: protein MKIQQIRLGKVHIPLKKPFKTALREVFFAEDIIVQVIADTGEIGFGNAPPTLVITGDGQQSVTAAIQEILAPKLIGMDVENLEGIMTTIQGALYHNYSAKAAMDIAVHDLFCKRYGMPLHRFLGGYRQSLQTDLTISVNAPEEMVEDSLAAVAAGYRELKIKVGTDAVLDLKRVQAIRQAVGSDIRLRLDANQGWKAKEAVRTIRCFEDKGVDIELVEQPVAAHDFAGLKYVTENVETNIMADEAAFGPVEVFQLLSMRACDLISIKLMKAGGIYNAVKILNLAETMGVECMMSCMLESNVGITAAASLAAAKKNITRADLDAAVLLAEEPVVGGVSYAGNQILFSEASGLGITEVLGWEEI from the coding sequence TTGAAAATTCAACAGATTCGCTTGGGGAAAGTGCATATTCCTTTAAAGAAACCCTTTAAAACTGCTTTGCGAGAAGTTTTTTTTGCCGAGGATATTATCGTGCAGGTTATTGCGGACACTGGCGAGATTGGCTTTGGTAACGCGCCGCCGACCTTGGTAATCACCGGTGACGGTCAACAGTCGGTTACAGCGGCTATCCAGGAAATATTGGCTCCTAAACTGATAGGTATGGATGTAGAAAATCTTGAAGGAATTATGACGACCATTCAAGGGGCGCTGTATCATAACTACTCGGCGAAAGCCGCTATGGACATCGCTGTGCATGATTTGTTTTGCAAACGCTATGGTATGCCGCTGCATCGCTTTCTGGGTGGCTATCGTCAAAGCCTGCAGACGGATCTGACAATCAGCGTTAATGCACCAGAAGAGATGGTGGAAGACTCTCTGGCTGCCGTTGCCGCAGGATATCGGGAACTGAAAATCAAGGTGGGTACTGATGCGGTGCTGGATTTGAAGCGGGTCCAAGCCATTCGTCAAGCTGTGGGGAGCGATATTCGTCTGCGCTTAGATGCAAACCAAGGTTGGAAAGCCAAAGAGGCGGTGCGGACCATTCGCTGCTTTGAGGATAAGGGGGTGGATATTGAGCTTGTTGAGCAGCCAGTGGCGGCACATGACTTTGCGGGGCTTAAATATGTTACTGAAAATGTAGAAACGAACATTATGGCGGACGAAGCGGCTTTTGGCCCGGTTGAGGTATTTCAGCTGTTGTCTATGCGGGCTTGCGATCTGATCAGCATTAAGCTGATGAAAGCCGGCGGCATTTATAATGCCGTAAAAATTCTTAATTTGGCTGAAACCATGGGCGTAGAGTGCATGATGAGCTGCATGCTGGAAAGCAATGTAGGCATTACTGCTGCTGCCAGCTTGGCTGCCGCGAAAAAGAATATTACCCGTGCTGATTTGGATGCGGCGGTGCTGCTGGCGGAAGAGCCGGTAGTGGGCGGTGTCTCCTACGCTGGCAATCAAATTCTGTTCTCAGAGGCCTCTGGACTAGGGATTACGGAAGTTCTTGGCTGGGAAGAGATTTAA
- the ilvA gene encoding threonine ammonia-lyase, which yields MSGSLEERKAVLTLPEVYTAARRLKGVIHRTLLDHSHTFSSITGCETYLKLENLQKTGSFKIRGAYNKIQTLTPEERACGVIAASAGNHAQGVAYAAAQAGIPSVIVMPEHAPLAKVVATKGYGAEVVLAGATYDESYEHACRLQRERGLVFVHAFNDPCVMAGQGTIGLEILEDLQDLEAIVVPVGGGGLISGIALAVKQVAPHVKVYGVQAAGAPAMHLSKRAGCYQTTDCAVTIADGIAVKQPGDLTYEIVQKYVDDVVIVEDEEIAETILLLLERSKLMVEGAGATSLAALLFQKLSCKGKVAAVLSGGNIDVNFISQIIEHGLVKSGRRVKILTRIADRPGELSRLLDRIAQLHGNVMQVFHDRAERCLPLGQAVVEISLETRDEAHCQSILEDLTARGYEVERD from the coding sequence ATGAGCGGAAGTCTTGAAGAAAGAAAAGCGGTGTTGACGCTGCCTGAAGTTTATACGGCTGCTAGACGCCTTAAAGGCGTCATTCACCGGACGTTGCTGGACCATAGCCATACTTTCAGTTCCATTACAGGCTGTGAAACGTATTTGAAACTGGAAAACCTCCAGAAAACGGGCTCTTTTAAAATTCGCGGTGCTTATAATAAAATTCAAACGCTCACGCCAGAGGAACGCGCTTGCGGCGTGATTGCGGCTTCCGCCGGCAATCATGCGCAGGGGGTGGCCTATGCGGCGGCCCAGGCTGGCATTCCATCGGTAATCGTCATGCCGGAGCATGCACCATTGGCAAAAGTGGTAGCGACTAAAGGCTATGGCGCGGAAGTCGTGTTGGCTGGAGCAACCTATGACGAATCCTATGAGCATGCTTGCCGCCTGCAGCGAGAGCGCGGGCTGGTCTTTGTGCATGCGTTCAATGATCCTTGCGTGATGGCTGGGCAGGGCACGATCGGTCTGGAAATTCTGGAGGATTTGCAGGACTTGGAGGCTATTGTGGTGCCTGTGGGCGGTGGCGGGCTTATTTCTGGCATCGCCCTGGCCGTGAAGCAGGTGGCGCCTCATGTTAAAGTGTATGGCGTTCAGGCTGCAGGTGCGCCGGCTATGCATTTGTCGAAAAGGGCCGGCTGCTATCAGACTACCGATTGTGCTGTAACTATTGCTGACGGTATTGCAGTGAAGCAGCCAGGCGATTTAACCTATGAAATTGTTCAAAAGTATGTAGACGATGTGGTTATTGTAGAAGACGAAGAGATAGCGGAAACAATTTTACTGTTGCTGGAGCGCTCCAAGTTGATGGTGGAAGGCGCTGGGGCCACTTCGTTAGCCGCGCTGTTGTTTCAGAAGCTGTCCTGCAAAGGCAAAGTTGCTGCTGTTCTTTCGGGCGGCAATATTGATGTAAACTTTATTTCTCAGATTATTGAGCATGGTCTCGTTAAGTCGGGACGCAGGGTGAAAATTCTGACTCGCATTGCTGATCGACCAGGCGAGCTGAGTCGTTTGCTGGATCGCATTGCGCAGCTGCACGGCAATGTCATGCAGGTATTTCATGATCGCGCTGAGCGATGTCTGCCGTTAGGACAGGCGGTTGTGGAAATCAGCCTGGAAACTAGAGATGAAGCGCACTGCCAAAGTATTTTGGAAGATTTAACCGCCCGGGGTTATGAAGTAGAGCGGGATTGA
- a CDS encoding RidA family protein produces MKQVVFTSQAPAAIGPYSQAIRAGEWLFLSGQIPVDPATGEVAGTDVRTQARQVLKNIQAVLAEAGTTVQAVVKTTVFLKDLQDFQAFNEEYAKVFASEAPARSCVEIARLPKDVLVEIEAIALVKP; encoded by the coding sequence ATGAAACAAGTTGTATTTACCTCACAAGCGCCAGCGGCGATTGGACCCTATTCTCAGGCAATTCGCGCCGGAGAGTGGCTGTTTTTGTCTGGACAGATTCCGGTGGATCCGGCAACAGGCGAAGTGGCGGGAACCGATGTGCGCACTCAGGCCCGCCAAGTTTTGAAGAATATACAGGCTGTTTTAGCGGAAGCGGGAACTACAGTGCAAGCGGTTGTTAAGACGACCGTATTTTTAAAGGACCTTCAGGATTTTCAAGCCTTTAATGAAGAGTATGCTAAAGTGTTTGCCAGCGAAGCTCCAGCCCGTTCCTGCGTGGAAATAGCGCGGCTTCCGAAAGATGTGCTGGTGGAAATTGAAGCGATTGCTCTTGTGAAGCCATGA
- a CDS encoding cell division protein SepF: MAASLMEKLTNFLMPLEEEEEIAAAPVRQSKNPPQLTVHEGAARRGEEFSITVVVPRAYENVCSYADLLLQGKGLIVNFSCLTAEEQRSMADFLEGVCAVCEAGSLMVEERLIIYAPQQVEIEKQLFGGYSVPAYGKHA; the protein is encoded by the coding sequence ATGGCGGCAAGCTTAATGGAAAAGCTGACCAATTTTCTAATGCCTTTGGAGGAAGAGGAGGAAATTGCTGCAGCACCTGTGCGGCAAAGCAAAAATCCGCCTCAACTGACCGTGCATGAAGGCGCTGCCAGACGGGGGGAGGAGTTTTCCATCACCGTCGTAGTCCCGCGGGCCTACGAAAATGTCTGCTCCTATGCAGATCTCTTGTTGCAGGGTAAAGGATTAATTGTTAATTTTTCATGCTTAACGGCTGAGGAACAACGTTCTATGGCTGATTTTCTGGAAGGTGTCTGCGCTGTGTGCGAGGCAGGCTCTCTTATGGTAGAAGAGCGCCTCATCATTTATGCACCGCAGCAAGTAGAGATTGAAAAGCAGCTTTTTGGCGGATATTCCGTTCCTGCTTATGGCAAACACGCTTAA